CATTATCAACTGTTTATACCTCAGTGTAAAATAGCTTTTGCTCTACTGGTGCATGATCTCATGCTATGTACTCACCTGCATTTTATTCTTTTGTTGCAATCAGTTGGCCAGAACATTAAAATTTAGTCTTCCAAATCTTTTTACAAGATTATTTTGTGACTTTTGCCTAGTATTATTGACCAGCCTATTCAATTCTGAAATCCACTGGCACACAAGGCATTTTGTTTTACCCTGAACTTGCAACAATCTTGGATGTATATGCTATAATCACGCTCTTGATATTTGTGGTTCTTTGATGTTGCAAGTCTTTAAATGAATCTACTTGGTAAAGATTGCATTTATGACTTGCAGAATTAACTCATTATTGTCGTTGATGCTATGACATTGATTTGTATTCATTAAATAAACATTACATTGTGCAGTTACTGTGGATCTTTAGAGCCAATGCCTATGCCCGCAGGTAATGCTGGTATAGCCCATGCATTATTTGTCTCTAAAGATAACAGAATTCCGAAGATAAGAATTCAAACTCGACAGCTTGAGAATCTTATGGATAAAAGAATTATTGTTGCGGTTGATTCCTGGGACTGTTCGTCTCGTTTTCCTTCTGGTCACTATGTGAGAACTATAGGACAAATAGGTGATAGAGACACTGAAACCGAGGTAAGCTGTTATTAATTTGTTTTATTGGTTCAAGTATATAATAAACAGTTATAGATTTAAGATTCActcttttaaaaaaaaatataaaagaattctattttcatatatttttagCTTTAATGTTCCTGTTGTCATGTATTTCATTCTCGTCCTTGAAGTTTGCATCTTTCTTGTCAGAAGTTCAGATTCTTTCCGACTGGGATTTTTTCTGACTGCAATACTCATTATGGATACTGCAGGTAGTGTTAATTGAGAATGACATAGATGCAAGACCATTTTCTTCCCAGGTCTTGGCTTGCCTGCCACCTATTCCTTGGTCTGTGTCTCCCGAAGACTTGGGGAATCCAATTAGGCAGGATTTGCGTCACATACGTGTCTTTAGTGTCGATCCTCCAGGTGATTGAGCAATAAATTAACAACTGCTAACAATTTCTATTTTTTTATCTTGTTTTTTGGATTCATCAAACTATCAGATAAGACTTAATGATAATTATTAATTTACCCAAGAAGCAAGAATGATAGTTTTTACAAAATTAGGCATTTCTGTTTTGGTGCAGGATGCAGGGACATTGACGATGCGTTACATTGTACTGCTTTTCCAAATGGAAACTATGAAGTAGGAGTCCGTATCCTATTTTATTGTCTGACATTCATACTTTCTTTATACTGTCTTGGACATGCAGTTCAaacatttaattttttttctcaCTAGAACAATTTTATTACTCCCTGTATCAGTTGTCTAAACTTGAACATCTGAAGGGCCAATATATGGTTCTCACTTGTCCCAAACCAGGATGAGATTTACTGTTTCAGTACTCATTCGTGACAGTGTAAGATTAAATGTCATAACCAGTTTAATAAATCATAGCACAGTATCAGCAATTTGTGTTTCTATCGCGTTGTACACAAGTTGCTAGTTTGTAGTTTTATTGTGACTGCTAGATATTATTCATGTTGAAGGAAAAAGATGCGTTTGTTGACTTGCTAAGTTTTCACAACGGAGGAAAAAAATACTATGAACACCAATCAAACTCTAATGGTCCATCAAACAGTTCTACAGGTACATCAAGATTAGACCATATGTAATATAACATGCTAGTGGTATTAATTCTCTTTCATTGGCCCTGGATAATATTTAACCAATACTGGTGTTCCCGGTTATTGTAATCAGCGTGATTATGGAGGGGGAACAGTTCTGATGTATGCTATACAATTACTAATGTCTATTCTGACTTGCTGCAGTCTATAAAATTTTCTACTCGCACGTTATAAGTTATATCATAATTTTCTACCTTCACATGTCTCTTTCCCCAGAATTTTCATAACGACATGGTACCAGGGTCACAGTTGTCTTACAGACCCATGTCTGGGCACATGCTTTAGTGGGTGCCTTAGTTGTGGGCCTGTGGGTGAGAGAGAGCCTCATGAGATATCTTTCTGGCCTTATTGTTTTTGTTTTGTACTTCTGATTATTCTGAGAGCAACACGAGATATCTGTCTGTAATTGGAGGATAGTTCGCAGTTGAGCCTTTTTCCCATTTTATTTGTTTAGTTCACTTGAGTGGTTTTAATTTTTTATCTCATTCGTTTTTTCTTGTCTTCTTCTCTTCCATTCTTTTGTTGTCAACTTCTGGTCTGCCTCAGTTTTTATAATTTTGTATCTTCTTTTATCAATATTTTAGAAAACAATTTTTTGTAATTGCATTGTGTGAATGTAATTTTGTATCTGGCCTGCTTGctttcttcttcctgtttttttTTAACTTATAGTTTACCTTATTCTAGGGCCTTACTATTGCTTGTTCCACTACTTTGATCATTATTCTCTTCTATCTTTTTGATGTATTATTCAATCATCACGCTAATTATAGTGACCGCATAGATTAAATGGATTTTGGGGTCCATCATAAACCTCGCCTACAGAGTTTTCTACAATTATGTTCTCTGTAGATCTTTAATAAAATTTGATTAGATATTGCCGACGTCACAAACTTTGTTCATTCCGGAACTCCTCTTGATGACGAGGCTACTCAAAGAGGTACTTCTGTCTACCTTGTTGAGCGGCGTATTGACATGCTTCCGAAGCCTCTGACAGAAGGTATAATTTCAATTATTAGAGTTAaactttaaaattttatatacCTTCTAGAGTTTAAAAGTATGGTTTCCTCTAAGGTTATTAATTTCTTCTTCTATTAGATGATTGCTGTGTAAAGGTTATTTTAACTCATTATGATCTGATTAACTTGCAGATATATGTTCTCTTCGAGCTGATGTTGAGAGGTTGGCCTTTTCTGTTATTTGGGTAAGTGTTCCTCTATTCCCTCAAGTGAGTAAGATTCTTAAGCAGCTGTATCTCAGAATTTCATCTCGGAAGTGGGTTATATTTGATATCTAGGTATTGAAGTAGGTTGCTTTTTGATCTCTAAAGGGTGTGCATACTGCAAGATCTGATGAGTTTTTGATTCCGATGACGTAAATGAAGCCTTATATAATGCACCATTTAGCCCTTGGCACACACACACGCATATATTTTTGCCTTTTGATCTCTAAAGGGCGTGCATCCCGCAAGATCTGATGAGTTCTTGTTTCTGATGACGTAAATGAAGCCTTATATAATCCACCATTTAGCCCTtggacacacacacacacacatttccCTTTGTAACCAATGGGCAACTTGAAACCTTAGCCATTTCATTATATTCTTGTTGTTTGTAACCAATGGCCAACTTGAAACCTCTTGGCATTTTTTGTCTCGAACTCTAATTTTTTCTAAGAAGCATCAATGCTGTCCTAAAAATAAAAGCCTTTATTTATGGTATTCTCCTAGAAATGCTAGCACACCCAGTCACCTCTTTTACGTGCATTTACTTGAGTAATATGTAAGAAAAATAAATTGCCTCGTCTCCAAAGTATGTCCACTTAAATGATATACATATCAAGTACACAATATTATTTTATGTCCCTAGTTAATTAAATTATGGCTAAGATCATTAGATTTGGGACTAAATACAGTATGGGAGTGTGAGCGGTAGTTAATGTAATTAAATGCAGGAGTAAAGTTCAATCATTGAAATTGTGCATGCCTGACTGATTTTTGCTACAGCATGCCAATTTATGTTTGTAATAGGAGTTATGTGCATATCTCAGAGCCTCTGAATACTCCAGTTGTGACAGTTGGCTGAACGTGCCttatttattttctaaattaTCTCAGGAAATGACATCTGAAGCCGAAATTATTTCTACAAGATTTACAAAAAGTGTAATCAAGTCATGTGCAGCATTGTCTTATGTGGAAGCGCAAGCAAGGATGGATGACAGGTGCTCCCTCTTTAATGTTCTCTAATTAAACGTGATTGTTACTTAATTGGATCTCAGACTTTATTATATTGTTTTTTCAACTTGTATATATTGTGCCTTAAATTATAGTAGCTTTGAATTGATTAGCAACACAAATTTGacataatttaatatatatatgtCACAAACAATATCTTTGATCCATAGTCAATTTTCAATATTTTAACTTGGGCAAGTTGCCACTAAATTGCCAATCATTAGTATATATCATCGTCAAGCCTGATTATGACATCATAATGGGAAGTTATAACCTAAATGAAACATCACAACCTAACAACCTAACCGAAGAGACGCACTACATTCAAATAAACCATTTATTATAAAGAACAAACATATTATATGACTTGAAGCTTAACAAATAtaatatacaacaattaacaacAAAATCACAGTGACCATTGACCACTAAACTATGTTACATATATTCATTGTGATCTTGAAACATCTTGTCCTTTTCGGTAATTAGATTTTTCAATGATATTAAGGTTTCATTATATTGCACTTCTATCACTTTAAGGTGCATATCCTCTTCTGCTATTACTTTACTCAGATTTCACAGTTGATCTTTGATACGCTCTTCTCTTTTGTTTCTCTGTCGTTAATtgttttgaattatttaaattttCTAAGAAAGTCACTTAATGCCTTAGTTAACAATTGTGATTATACGAGATCGGAACTAAGGCATTCGGTGACTTTCTTAGAAAATCCAAAGAATTGAAAACAATCAATGACATAGAAATAGAAGAGAAGAGAGAATCAAAAGAACAACGGTCAAATCTGAGTAAAGTAATAACAGAAGAGAATATGCACCTTACGGTGATACAACTGCAATATAATGAAACCTTAATATCATTGAATAGTCTAGTTATCGAAAATGACAAAAATTTTCAAGCTCACAACGAAGATATGTTATATAATTTAGTGGTCATGCACTGTGATTTTGTTGTATATTGTATTTGTTAAGATTTTAGTCATATAATATGTTTGTTGTTTATATCTCCTTTAACATACATATAACTATTATGTCACAACCCTACCAGACACACCTAAATTCATAAACCTAATCTAGTATGCATATAACTATTATATGTCGCAGCCTTTCTAACAGAACACACCTCTTTCTAATGGAACACACTTGGAAATATCAAAAGTTTAAGTGCATATTTTTTAACCACATACCTACCCCtattattttatatgtaaaaTTTTTAACTTCTGAATTATAGACACATGCACCAACAGTTGTTTAACACTCTCAAAAAGAAGATTTTAAGCAAACtaaacatcctaaacatatttattatttcaatgcaaattttataaacaaatactccctccgtccctctcAATTCTTTACATTTGAGAGGGATggttcgacacgcattttaaaaCTTCTATATAATATAGTtccataaattattttttaaaaaaaattattctgaATAAAACTtcaatgtttaaatttttattgagaaaaagaaaattttaaaaataagttatgAAACTGTACTTTATATACGCCTTAAGTTGCGTGCCGAGCAGTGAAAAAGAAATGTAAAGAAATGAGGGGGACGGAGGTAGTACAACCtaacaacatataaattatttaacaaataaaaatttagaaatttttAGCCAAACTAAAAACTTTTACCTCTAAATATTTACTAGCAATATTATATCACACTATGATTTTCCATAAAATGCAAGCTTTTaaaggaaaaatgaaaaatataactacttttttttgtaaataaataaCCAAAATAACAATTTTGAAGAAGTGACCAATTTTAGCCGATTGGATACTCGACTGGCAGTTGGGCAATTTATATAAGATACTCCAATGGTAGTTGGGTATTTTATATATGTGATACTCTTTTGACAGTTGGGTATCTAATGTCTAGTGAATACTCTACTGCCAGTTGAGTATTCCAAATGATAAAGTTGGTCAAAATTCTGAAATTGGTTATTCTTGTTTATTTTATATAAGAAAGTGGTTAAACTTGTAATTCACCCTAAAGTTTACAACCTGAGCTACAACGTCTTAGAAATCAAATAGTTTCAACCCTAATTGATTACTGAAGTGGTAAACGTTTTAGAAATCAAATAGTTACAACCCTGACTGATTACTGAAGTGGTAAAATACCTTATAACCTCAAGCAAACTGAAGTGTTATGTCTTAGAAATCAAACTAAAACTTAAACCAAGCCAAATCCATAATAATTTTGTTTCCACCGATATAAGTAATAACTTAATATTTGAAATAAAGCATATTGTAATACAAACTAAATataaaactataatataatagaCTTAAATTCatcattttataaaaattcaGAAGAATCTAGAATTTTTTAATACTATAGAATTGTAGTTAGAGATTTGAAATCTTAACTCAATATCGTCAATTCTTTTGATCTAATTTAtagtaaaaattaaaatttacaaacatacatattaatataaatttataGTAAAGATTAATATTTATAAACAGAAAGCAACCTAACATGCACACTTACTTGCTTGCAAAGAGACGAAAAACACATACAGTGAAAACAATATTTTTATCGACACAAAAACCTAAACTAACATGCACACCTACTTACCAATAGATTATAaaacataaatacatataaaaaaATCATAAACTAACATGAGACACCTTTGCCTCTATATCAACATATTTAGGGAGTGTTATTTTCAGAGCACAAACTTAACTTTCAGAGCAAAAAGTTACTGAAAAGACCAAACGACCCTCACTATTTTTAATTTACTTTTTATTATTGTGCTAACATGGGGGGCAGTTTTGTCTTTTTAATAGGTTATGCTATGGAAATAAAAATATTGCTCTGGATATAAAATTTTCCCATATTTATAATGACATTTACGCCTATACATCTACAAATTTATAATGTTTGCTAAACGTCAATTTTAACatttacaaaataaaataattacaaaCCTATGCCTATGTTATATCTAAAAATTTATATTTACATTTTAACTGGGCAAGACAAGTCAAAGCGAAAAAAACTAATGTAGTCAATGAAAAACATCTTATATTTTGTAAAGTTAGTATTTTGttaaaaacaaattaaaaaagGGAAATTATCAATAGTACCCTCTTGATATAGGTTTTTCAGAATGACACCATTTGACATTTTTGACTTCTAAGGAATACCATGATACTATTGTTTCGTTATGTAAAACCACTAGTCATCCGTTAGCCAGATGATATTTTAAGGGTATGAAATGAAAAAACCAATTGTACAATGGTGCCAATCGGGATATATTctcttatttttaaataaaatatatttttctaCTTAAAAAtctgaataattaaaaaataataagcAAAAAAGGAACATTTTGGGGATTAGAGAAATAATATCGATTTACCTAATTTAAAGTAATTCAAGaaattataagtttttatttatattttctaTATTGTCATATTTGTGACTATAATTCGAGTAAAggaaatataataatttaattaaaaaaaataagaaatagGGACATTTCAGATTCCACTAATATTTgttatttatatcttttattgtatataattttaaacaagaataatcatttttaaattgttttaaaataataggtgaaataaaaagaaatatatgTATTGAATTTTTATTTAGAGTTTATTATAAAATTGGACACGAAACTAATTGATAACTTAAGACGCTTATATGAAAGACTAATATTAAGAGGATTATTTTTTTAGTAGGGAAAATATatagataaattttgaaaattctgaAAAAACTATATGATTTTAGTAAAGGGAAAATGGTACCACACAAAAGTCAAAAATATTAAATGGTATCACATAGAAGTAAAAAACATTTAATGGTATTAAATGAAAAAAGTCAATTATATAATGGtatatttcataattttataaCGTTCAATTAAAATTTGTTCTATAGAATGATATTAGATGGATCATTCCATATGCAATGGTTCCATATGCAATGGTACCACTTAGAAGTCAAAAATGTCAAATGGTACTATTCGTAAAATCCAATACCAGGAGGGTACTGTTCATAATTTCCCATTCGAAACATAGTGTTGTTATAAAGTGAAGATCTTTTTTTAACCATTCACAAAAATAAATGAACAGAAAAATGTTATACATGGCCTACTAAATTTAACATATTAATGCATttcaataaattataatttttatttattatattattttcttATAACATCTTCTAAGactaaaaataaattatataaaattatggtaaaatgtggaataaatttTATACCTTGAATTTTATCATTTTGctttcaataatttttttatactTAAAAATAAAATGTTACTCGAACAAAAACTTAAACCAAGTCAAAGTcatattatttttgtttttacTAATAAGTTATAACTTAACGGTTTTTCTATCATGTGCCCATGGACACATGATAAGCGTGGAAATTTATAGTTTTAGATCAAATTGATTGGTGTAGTTGGTGTGAATGCAGGGGTCCACTACTATTATAAAAAATGAaccaatcaaattgatttaaaaCTATAAGTTTCCGCGCTTATCACGTGCCCATGGGCACATAATAGAAAATTCGATAACTTAATATTTGACTTAACCTAATAAATATTCATATTTAACTAATCAATACTTAATAACTTTCTTTTAGAAAATTTAGAATCAAAAGAGTAATAACGGATGCAAGTATATTGTAATAAAAactataaaaatataatgttatagaattaaattttaagaataatatatataattttaatataggTACAAATTTTATaatacaaattctacttttactaattttataattttataggCGCATGGTGGATCCTTTGACTGCAGATTTAAGAAATATGAATTCTTTAGCAAAGGTATGTGTATGATTTAAAATTATCATATAGTCAAGACTGCAGAATATTTTACAAAGaatattcatatttcatttttaaaaatggTCAGCATGTTTTGTAACATTTTAACCTTGATAATGTATTCAAGATTTTTGTTTTGTTGTAGATAATGAGGCAAAGGCGGATTGAAAGAGGGGCACTGACGCTTGCTTCTGCTGAAGTCAAGTTTCAAATAGATACTGAAACTCATGATCCTCTAGATATTGGTCTgtcaacaaaataaaatattgtTTCGTTTTCCTAATTATTGTTTAGCATTATTAAGTTTGCCTTCAGCTTTGTGATGACCAAATGTGATTATTAAAAATAGGTATGTCCAGTTCGTTTTGTGTCCTGCATTTAGCTCATCTTGCATATCTCTTTGTTATTAGAATTCTAAGTTAGCTTTAAAGTAAGTTTTTAAGCTAATAATGAAATGACTTGCATTTGTAGGTATGTATCAAATTAGGGAAGCAAACCAAATGGTTGAGGAATTTATGCTTGCTGCTAACATTTCAGTTGCTGAAAAAATTCTGAAACATTTTCCAATGTGTTCACTGTTAAGGTATATATGTTCTCTTATTTTTTCTCCTCTTACCCTGCAAAAGTTTGGTAGCAGAAAAAACATTGCCTGATAATAGATTTTGCGAACAAGCCTTTCACAATTTCTGTGTGTGTCGGTGTGTATCTATCTGCAAGATACCATCAGATCAAGTGGTAGAATAGATCTATAATTTGTTGCCGTTGTTGACAAATAGTAGCCTCCACCATTACGGAATTTCTAACATTCCCATGAGGTGAGTTTGAATGTCAACACTAGGTTGCAAAGTACGTGTTGGCCAAGGTATAACACCATCCCTGTATAGTACATGCCACTGCAAATTATCTAGGGTGGTGACATGCTTAATTATGCAGATTGTCAAGAAGCAAAACAGTCACAAGGTCTGACTGTATCTATCCTATATTCATGCTAAGAAAAGCATCACATATTTTTTCTTAATGCATATGTAATGAACTTTGCAGATCCATTTCGAACGTGTAAAATGTCATGTATGCTACTTTAATGAATTACCGTATGAATGTTTGAAGAAAGTCTGTTTGTGATTGTCCTTGATAAATCCGTGTGTTTATTGATTTGCTACTATACCGTTATATGTATTCTTGCAGGCGCCATCCTAGTCCAACTAAAGAGATGCTTGAGCCTTTGCTACGTACCGCTGGTGCTGTTGGTATCAGTTTGGACGTGTCTTCATCGAAGGCACTAGCTGATTCTCTTGATCTTGCAGTGGTGAGTCTGTTGGTCACTTTAATTTTGTAAAGCTGATGCCTCCTCTGCTCTGACCCAAACCTCAGTTTCTCGGCCAATTATGTGAAATAATATTTGTATTAGATGGCATATATTGCTGAGGCCGTAATAGTGTCTTTACATATTCTTAGTATAGCTGGGTCTGGGTGTCATTGATATTACAGAATTTAGCATCTTACAAAAAAAAAATATGTAAGTTGGTTCTGTTTTAGTAAATAACTTTCTTCTGAACTCTCCCTGTGATTTCACTTGTGTATAAGTTAACATCGAGTGCAATAACAATGTTTCAGGGTGATGATCCATACTTCAATAAATTGATTCGTATACTTGCAACGAGATGCATGTCACAGGTATTTTTCAATCTCGTAAGATAGACGagttttttttttgctaaataagtTAGATGTGTTTTCTGTGATAAAAAATTATATCTGCATCTATTTATGTAGTTAATTTGCAAATTCAGGCAGTATATTTCTGTAGCGGGGATCTCAGCCCCCCAGAGTTTTTCCATTATGGACTTGCAGCGCTGCTGTATACACATTTTACCTCCCCTATCAGGAGATATGCAGGTCAATAAATACTTTCAGAATTAATGTATATTTGTTACTGAAAAATTTAAGATTGATAAATTATTTACAGAACTATTCTAATTATGTGACTTCACTTTCTTTTCTTGCAGATGTTGTTGTACACAGATTGCTTGCTGCATCTTTAGGAATATACAAGCTTCCAAATATTTTCCAAGACAGACCCCAACTTACCAGTATTGCTGATAGTAAGACACTTATATGCTGTTTTTGATGTATATAGAAAGCCAATACATCCTGTTAAATAATTTGAAACTGAAAAATTCAAGTGAAAATAGCAACTGCACTTTACCATTTTTAGTGACCAACTTCTCCTTCAAGCAAATCTCTCTGTTTAAAGCTGGACAGTAAACTATATGGCGAACAAAAAATGCTATATTATCTGCAAGTGATTAATGTGTTACGATTTCCTCTTTCATCTGCCCCTTAATTATGCCTAAAGTATACGACTTCTGTACACCAGACATCTGATTAACATCTATCATTATAACAATGGTAAATACCAAATTGACTGCTATTAGTCTTAACAAGTAAGCGAAATGACAAATGGATTATTGACCATCTATGTCAAGTTTTCTGTTTGTTATGTTTGCCATATCTAGCAGGCTTTCATTCTTGAAATATTGACGACTATATTGCCATTTTTCATACAACCTTGAACAACACAAAAGCTGCTTTAAGTTGTTTGAATcgttttgtttgttttttttggTGATAATGAATCACTTCTTCTGGTGTGTTTTTGTTCAGATCTAAATTATCGGCATAGAAATGCGCAAATGGCAAGCCGTGCTTCAGTAGAGCTCCATACAATCATATATTTCAGGAAAAGGTATGTGAATTGGATTTTGGATCCTCCCCCCCTCAACGCCCTTTCTCTCACTCATGATTGTGCATGAACTTTTGCAGACCCACAGATACCCAAGCCAGAATAGTGAAGCTAAGATCAAACGGCTTTATTGTATTTGTACCCAAGTATGGCCAGCTCACCTTTACATTTTTATATTGTTGCATTTGTGTTTGTTAGATTGCTTCACATTTTCATTCCTGTGCACCAAAGACACACCTTCCGCTGTAGTATCTATCGAGCATTGAGAATTTCCATTAGCAGGAAATCATTATCACAAATGATCTGTAAAGTAGGCTGGGATTTTTGAATTTTGAGCACATTCCTTTTAAGTAGCATAGTAGGATGAGCTTGTTACCACTTACCGTTTATATAGGATATTGTCATTCTTTTTCCTCTTTTTTGTCATTCATGTTTGGGTTTTATCATTTCTCTGTATAGATATGGTATTGAAGGACCTGTATACTTGACTGCGAAAGGTGAGAAGGGAGGAGGAGAATGGACGGTAGATGAGCAACAACAGAAGATTAAGAAAATGGATGGCAGCGTCAGCTACAGCATTCTCGATACGGTGAACATTCATATGGAGGTTGTAGAGCCCCAGCCAAATAGACCCAAGCTTCAGCTGACAATAGTCTAAATACTCCTGTACACAAAAAAGATACATACACTGTGAACTTGGTTTCTGTGGAAAGTTGTTACACAGGAATAAGTATACCTTGTGCAAACACCTTGGGTTTAGGTAAAAACAAGCCATTTCAATACAAAGTCTGTACTATTTCATTCTTAAGCTTTAATTAAACTCTTGTTTCCCTATTTTATTCCATGCATTCATGGCCAAACTAAAATTTCCTGTATGTTTTACACAAAATTCTGTTGTGGCTTGTACATTAATACTTAATAGTAAGAAAAAGTTCTTGTACGAGCGAGTCTCCTGGAATTATACAAGCTGGTCAATTAGTGTTACGTTTTCCTTGAGGAATCCAATTTTGACCGCTAAAAGAACAAATTGTAAAACAAAATTTTAACATATAATTTAGTATTTCACCTTAATAAGATTCCTTTCTTTATTATAT
The sequence above is drawn from the Apium graveolens cultivar Ventura chromosome 2, ASM990537v1, whole genome shotgun sequence genome and encodes:
- the LOC141707159 gene encoding exosome complex exonuclease RRP44 homolog A isoform X1, yielding MLQSKSFVRKTRQGKVVKVVREHYLRDDIYCGAPSCQVCDTKDARLSSLVSSVLVLDTNVVLNQIDLLENPAINNVVLLSVVLEEAKNKNLSVYNRLRALCSNSLRNFFVFSNEYHKDTYVKTMVGESPNDRNDRAIRVATQWYQNHLGSRVRVLLITNDRENKRKATEEGISAETVESFVKSLGQPELLDLLVRPQSDDVHMIDSEDLRPSKRKVIYTEHKPMSEITAGLHSRIYHQGKLRVNRYNPFEAYVGSESIGDEIIIYGRPNMNRAFDGDIVAVELLPQEQWQEEKSLLLADEEDEPEEDVHLVPGSADDAPRVANLEGSDGTTNSAPSRPAGRVVGVIKRNWHSYCGSLEPMPMPAGNAGIAHALFVSKDNRIPKIRIQTRQLENLMDKRIIVAVDSWDCSSRFPSGHYVRTIGQIGDRDTETEVVLIENDIDARPFSSQVLACLPPIPWSVSPEDLGNPIRQDLRHIRVFSVDPPGCRDIDDALHCTAFPNGNYEVGVHIADVTNFVHSGTPLDDEATQRGTSVYLVERRIDMLPKPLTEDICSLRADVERLAFSVIWEMTSEAEIISTRFTKSVIKSCAALSYVEAQARMDDRRMVDPLTADLRNMNSLAKIMRQRRIERGALTLASAEVKFQIDTETHDPLDIGMYQIREANQMVEEFMLAANISVAEKILKHFPMCSLLRRHPSPTKEMLEPLLRTAGAVGISLDVSSSKALADSLDLAVGDDPYFNKLIRILATRCMSQAVYFCSGDLSPPEFFHYGLAALLYTHFTSPIRRYADVVVHRLLAASLGIYKLPNIFQDRPQLTSIADNLNYRHRNAQMASRASVELHTIIYFRKRPTDTQARIVKLRSNGFIVFVPKYGIEGPVYLTAKGEKGGGEWTVDEQQQKIKKMDGSVSYSILDTVNIHMEVVEPQPNRPKLQLTIV
- the LOC141707159 gene encoding exosome complex exonuclease RRP44 homolog A isoform X2, which translates into the protein MLQSKSFVRKTRQGKVVKVVREHYLRDDIYCGAPSCQVCDTKDARLSSLVSSVLVLDTNVVLNQIDLLENPAINNVVLLSVVLEEAKNKNLSVYNRLRALCSNSLRNFFVFSNEYHKDTYVKTMVGESPNDRNDRAIRVATQWYQNHLGSRVRVLLITNDRENKRKATEEGISAETVESFVKSLGQPELLDLLVRPQSDDVHMIDSEDLRPSKRKVIYTEHKPMSEITAGLHSRIYHQGKLRVNRYNPFEAYVGSESIGDEIIIYGRPNMNRAFDGDIVAVELLPQEQWQEEKSLLLADEDEPEEDVHLVPGSADDAPRVANLEGSDGTTNSAPSRPAGRVVGVIKRNWHSYCGSLEPMPMPAGNAGIAHALFVSKDNRIPKIRIQTRQLENLMDKRIIVAVDSWDCSSRFPSGHYVRTIGQIGDRDTETEVVLIENDIDARPFSSQVLACLPPIPWSVSPEDLGNPIRQDLRHIRVFSVDPPGCRDIDDALHCTAFPNGNYEVGVHIADVTNFVHSGTPLDDEATQRGTSVYLVERRIDMLPKPLTEDICSLRADVERLAFSVIWEMTSEAEIISTRFTKSVIKSCAALSYVEAQARMDDRRMVDPLTADLRNMNSLAKIMRQRRIERGALTLASAEVKFQIDTETHDPLDIGMYQIREANQMVEEFMLAANISVAEKILKHFPMCSLLRRHPSPTKEMLEPLLRTAGAVGISLDVSSSKALADSLDLAVGDDPYFNKLIRILATRCMSQAVYFCSGDLSPPEFFHYGLAALLYTHFTSPIRRYADVVVHRLLAASLGIYKLPNIFQDRPQLTSIADNLNYRHRNAQMASRASVELHTIIYFRKRPTDTQARIVKLRSNGFIVFVPKYGIEGPVYLTAKGEKGGGEWTVDEQQQKIKKMDGSVSYSILDTVNIHMEVVEPQPNRPKLQLTIV